In Glycine max cultivar Williams 82 chromosome 10, Glycine_max_v4.0, whole genome shotgun sequence, the DNA window CTAAATGATTTAAATCCTTTGTGCGCTTCTTCTCAATAGCAATTTGGTTTGACAAGCAGTGGAGGTGTGTGTGGAGCTCAACTTCGTCCACAGTGGAGTGCACCTTGTTGAGGTCCAAGGTAAGGAGGGGAGGTGGGCCCTGTGTCTTATAGCGTTGGACAACAGAATCAACACTGGGACTGCCAAACGAAAATACTCGATTACCGGGTGAGAACATAATCACAACGACATCCACGCCACAAAGGGTTGCAAGCTCACTGGCTTTCTTGAAAACCCCAGTGCGACGCTTTGAGAATGTCACCCGAAGGTTACTCTCATTTCTCATCTTCTTCATTTCGATCTTTTGTCGACCTTTAGTCTTCTTAGCGACACCGTTCAAGTCTGGCATGTTGTTTGACTCCATGGGTTATAGGCTTTGCTATCTTATATGATATGAAATATGAATATTGAGGTGCAACATAGAGGAGATGTTAGGCtcaatttataggaaaaggttTGGTTTGGCGAACTAGAGTATGATATGGTGAGCCAAGCGCGCCTCTGTGGACTTTCTGACCTGTATTTTGACCGCATTAAAATGGTTTCTAGATTAAGTGAATCTCAATTGAATGCCTTATATGGTATGTGCAAATGATTTTCTATATAAACCATTCTGGGTACAGAAATGTATATCTGTACTGAGTTTTTTTCCAAGTAGTTTTCTTTTACAGCGTCAGTCTTATCTGTTATTTGAAGAATAATTtggtttaataattaattaaggaaaatgATAGTTAATTTATTACCAAAGGAGGGCTATGAAATAGTTTTTAGCATACTCCTTCTAACACCCCATCTGTAATTAGTTggaatttattgaaaactacaaattcaagagagagaaaatcaTTACATATGATGTGGGACCCAACAAATTTTGTCATTTCCAATGaatgtcaaccaataaaagaaaatgtattgaaaataatttgttcctaacttttatcttttttactaTATGTCAATTATATTTTGGTACAATTGACTTTATACTCCCATTGCAGTTTGCACCACTGAGAAATGAGTCATGTCATGTTGAACTTGTTTATCTCAATTTGACTGGATAAGAATCAATTATGTTTGAAGctcaatttgaatttattttttttcaagctgAAAGTCAATTCAATTCAAGCTCATGAACCAATTTGGTTtagatcattaatttatttcataaaaatggaattaattagaagttaattatatgaatttgttaatataatatatatatatatatatatatatatatatttgatattatatataattaatgtgaaagcaatgacttccaagattattttgatgatgccaaagaatcaacaGTTAAACAAATTCCAAAGAtttaagaatcaagattcaagaacaatcaagatcaagattcaagactcaagattcaagaatcaagagaagactcaatcaagataagtactaaaaaagtttttcaaaacattgagtagcacaagaatttttcacaaaatcttttaccaaagagtttttactctctggtaatcgattaccataaggtagtaatcaattaccagtagccaacattgttttcaaaactgatttacaaagttgtaattcattaccatgagcatgtaatcgattaccaatgttttaaaatgttagaacTCAAACTTCAacagtcacaactagtgataaaacattttcaaatcatttttaacttgtgtaatcgattacacaatacttgtaatcgattaccagtgtttctaaacgttttgattttcaaatttaaacatgaagagtcacatttgtttttacgcacgaggaaggtattagcaccccacgcgtctatCACAatggacggcaacctttaatcaagtgtgcaaatatgacttcaaaatgttttattttcccttttttatgtctttttgtgtttttatgctttttgtattttttatctttttgtggtcgacaagggtgtttccctcgctcctacgtattctcaattgcgatgaggaaatcagacctacgtagttattttagaactaaacattggttaatttgttttgatctttttccgcaagatcgattttaaccacacaaaaaatcgtttaaggcattggaccattaaacgatcttttgaaaggatagaaacattaaggtgttggaccattaacaatctcttaTTTTAGAAACGT includes these proteins:
- the LOC100805200 gene encoding agamous-like MADS-box protein AGL62 gives rise to the protein MESNNMPDLNGVAKKTKGRQKIEMKKMRNESNLRVTFSKRRTGVFKKASELATLCGVDVVVIMFSPGNRVFSFGSPSVDSVVQRYKTQGPPPLLTLDLNKVHSTVDEVELHTHLHCLSNQIAIEKKRTKDLNHLAKAAEDQFWWARPIESMTDSQLDKYKKMLEDFKRQLKEKRGNLN